In one window of Terriglobia bacterium DNA:
- a CDS encoding sigma-70 family RNA polymerase sigma factor: MKTKYWYSILGQHRISSNHILSMNWPELPDRKLVELCLERNEDAWVELQRRYHRMIVGVLARTIRPWFPPTPSVLEDLYQDVLLKIYGNECRALSELEWRHEGALRGLLQVTASTVAQDYVRYWLAQRRDPRKVDSLEDPGVIVPDQKGSGEDVEQKVLLQQLMHCLKKVIQSEPDCARDIAMFLLFYGCRVTAADLARIYKLNVRKVENIVARLGRLARSHCL, encoded by the coding sequence ATGAAAACGAAATATTGGTACTCAATCCTTGGTCAGCATAGAATCTCGTCGAACCATATTCTGTCTATGAACTGGCCAGAACTCCCAGACCGGAAGTTGGTCGAACTGTGTCTTGAACGTAATGAGGACGCATGGGTCGAGTTGCAGCGCAGATATCACCGCATGATTGTCGGAGTTCTGGCCAGGACAATCCGTCCATGGTTCCCGCCAACCCCCAGCGTGCTGGAAGACCTCTACCAGGACGTTCTTCTCAAGATCTACGGCAACGAATGCAGGGCGTTGAGCGAGCTTGAATGGCGTCATGAAGGTGCTCTTCGAGGATTGTTGCAAGTAACCGCGTCCACAGTCGCCCAAGACTACGTGCGCTATTGGCTTGCCCAAAGGCGAGACCCTAGAAAGGTAGATTCGCTGGAGGATCCGGGCGTAATAGTACCGGACCAGAAAGGGTCTGGCGAAGATGTCGAGCAGAAGGTCCTTCTGCAACAGTTGATGCACTGCCTGAAAAAAGTGATTCAAAGCGAACCGGATTGCGCGCGCGATATTGCTATGTTTCTGCTTTTTTATGGGTGCAGGGTTACTGCGGCGGATCTTGCTCGAATTTACAAGCTAAATGTCAGGAAAGTGGAAAATATCGTGGCTAGACTTGGCCGTTTGGCTCGGTCCCATTGTCTCTGA
- a CDS encoding CHAT domain-containing protein, with protein MNHHLSDGQIKECAGKSPDGCLDEIETHLSGCGFCLDRLLQWQRTHLKNLESNGMRLEPYQDCPPDSILQEVAAEVSAPETAAHILQHAAQCDHCGPRLSRYLREFSEELSPEIEALIEQLPTSQPNWQRQKAREIVRSLRPPGTSPSFIQQIRALVQRLAWAVAAAAVAVATMVCFVWGPVLIAEVQLHKEQKRVAAAYAERRTIEPRITGVGYGSYQEPIHTLGQEDESDDLTRPALLEARSKLADMLKSDGNRDPHLQQIEGRLRLLRNPADAIKAEEAFQRAQSKGLNDLSLEIDLAVSYFEREIRSDSPNMSKPINLLRKVLEANNPKPTREEQAVALFDLALAYEKTKVWSSAITTWKDYLKIDSSGPWADEAHKHLAEAEAIVSKQQSYKDPADLVRHSSDPEVQNDIEYYQERVLGEWWLKAVDQPLSDSGRAVRKVAELLKQQHSDTLWTDLVNSTSRADLPAVKALSDAFAANQKDWHQEALDKSREAARIFKKQHNTPGELLARFQEVYALQRRLAGDDCLTRAADLSPRVAATGYHWLYGQLALEKAICANLVFKFQTADANLEISRAVASEAGSNFPELRLRIAGIEAGMKRLNFEYDGAWIESVKGLDDYWQHSYSAERLYQFITVMRQSAAETGFSYTAEALLRTSIEILQDIAPDDNLLKALLHMRLASLLWEQDQDSLAEAEALHARLLLRKISPTDPTAQTYTAMARIELADFELRRRKTALALSAIQPIGENIASQDNFVKLDFYRVLGDAKLQLNWLDQALADYRQGIGVAARSLPDIRDEEKRLRWIAATGNIYRGVVQVFLAKGQSDKALAIWERSSGRFLVYGGSIQILDVAKELGEIRLPVAVHPHVVYASFADRMQVWIVEGTKSQSQSIPLTQIELLRMIREFNQNCKNPNSSRSELDGQAARLYELLLKPVIAGLPSTETVAIEFDQLIPQFAIEALRSPQGRYFGADYAVLRSPGILAEGALRQPLPLKIRDTFLVVDASPVSGPGRLPGHQMPTEAITQIHPQRTVFTGEDLTLGKVKQALRNSIALQIMGHGRRSSKGMALELGSDMFLRSKDLSPELLRRMRLAVLAACSSGSAENGLLDADNLVRSLLAGGVPNVIASHWAVDSTSTGALFESFYLNLGKGETPAEALRDARREMLSGKLDSKCHNCDLSHPYRWAAFNLTGRSN; from the coding sequence GTGAATCATCATCTAAGTGATGGTCAGATCAAGGAATGCGCAGGCAAGAGCCCAGACGGCTGCCTGGACGAGATCGAAACGCATCTCTCCGGTTGTGGGTTCTGCTTGGATCGCCTACTCCAATGGCAGCGTACCCATCTCAAGAACCTGGAGTCGAACGGTATGAGGCTGGAGCCATATCAGGATTGCCCCCCCGACAGCATCCTGCAAGAAGTTGCTGCTGAGGTATCTGCTCCTGAAACCGCCGCTCACATACTGCAACACGCAGCCCAGTGCGACCATTGCGGCCCCCGGTTGAGCAGATACCTGCGCGAATTCTCTGAAGAACTCTCTCCCGAAATCGAAGCGCTCATAGAACAGTTGCCTACCTCACAACCCAATTGGCAGAGACAGAAGGCGCGGGAGATTGTTCGTAGCTTGCGCCCGCCTGGCACGAGTCCATCATTTATTCAACAGATCCGGGCCTTGGTACAACGCCTTGCCTGGGCGGTTGCCGCGGCCGCAGTAGCGGTTGCGACGATGGTTTGCTTCGTTTGGGGTCCGGTGCTGATTGCCGAAGTGCAACTCCACAAAGAGCAAAAGCGGGTCGCGGCAGCTTACGCTGAGCGCCGAACTATCGAGCCACGCATCACCGGGGTCGGCTATGGCTCGTATCAGGAGCCCATCCACACGCTGGGACAGGAAGACGAATCGGACGATCTGACTCGGCCTGCGCTCCTTGAAGCGCGGAGCAAGCTGGCCGACATGCTGAAATCCGACGGCAACCGCGATCCGCACTTGCAGCAGATTGAAGGTCGTCTTCGTCTCCTGAGAAACCCTGCTGACGCCATAAAGGCAGAGGAGGCTTTCCAACGGGCACAATCAAAGGGGCTGAACGACCTCAGCTTAGAAATTGACTTGGCGGTCAGCTACTTCGAACGCGAGATCAGGTCCGACAGCCCCAACATGTCAAAGCCAATCAATCTCCTCAGGAAAGTCCTTGAGGCCAATAACCCAAAACCAACACGGGAAGAGCAAGCGGTTGCGCTGTTTGATCTTGCCCTTGCTTACGAAAAGACCAAGGTTTGGAGCTCAGCGATTACGACGTGGAAGGACTACCTTAAAATCGATTCTTCTGGTCCCTGGGCCGACGAAGCCCATAAACACTTGGCTGAAGCTGAGGCAATCGTTTCAAAGCAGCAAAGCTACAAGGATCCGGCCGACCTCGTTCGGCACTCTTCCGATCCTGAGGTGCAGAATGACATTGAATATTATCAGGAGCGTGTGCTGGGAGAATGGTGGCTGAAGGCGGTTGACCAGCCATTGAGCGATTCAGGGCGGGCCGTGCGCAAGGTTGCTGAGCTGCTCAAGCAACAGCATTCTGATACCCTTTGGACAGACTTGGTCAATTCCACCAGCAGGGCAGATTTGCCCGCCGTGAAGGCACTAAGCGATGCGTTTGCGGCCAATCAGAAAGATTGGCATCAAGAGGCGCTCGACAAATCTCGCGAAGCAGCACGGATTTTCAAGAAGCAACACAATACGCCGGGCGAGTTGCTGGCCCGCTTTCAGGAAGTCTATGCGCTTCAGAGGAGGCTTGCCGGCGATGACTGCTTGACGCGAGCGGCCGATCTCTCGCCAAGAGTTGCCGCGACGGGGTACCACTGGTTGTACGGGCAACTAGCTCTCGAAAAAGCCATCTGCGCGAACTTGGTATTCAAGTTTCAGACGGCTGACGCCAATCTGGAGATCAGCCGTGCGGTGGCCTCCGAGGCTGGTTCTAACTTCCCGGAGCTTCGGCTGCGAATAGCCGGAATAGAAGCCGGAATGAAACGGCTTAATTTCGAGTATGACGGAGCTTGGATCGAGTCAGTCAAAGGCCTTGACGACTATTGGCAGCATTCGTATTCAGCAGAGCGGCTCTACCAGTTCATTACCGTGATGCGCCAATCGGCTGCGGAAACTGGTTTCTCCTATACAGCAGAAGCCCTCTTGCGAACGTCCATCGAGATTCTTCAGGACATTGCTCCCGACGACAATCTTTTGAAGGCCCTACTCCACATGAGGCTGGCTAGCCTGTTGTGGGAACAGGACCAAGACTCGTTAGCGGAAGCCGAGGCCCTCCATGCGCGGTTGTTACTCCGTAAAATCTCTCCCACAGACCCTACGGCTCAGACATATACCGCAATGGCCAGGATTGAACTGGCCGACTTCGAGTTGCGGCGCCGCAAAACAGCGCTTGCCCTCTCTGCGATTCAACCGATTGGAGAAAACATTGCGTCTCAAGATAACTTCGTCAAGCTGGACTTTTATCGCGTGCTGGGAGACGCAAAGCTGCAGTTGAATTGGCTGGACCAAGCCTTGGCGGACTATCGCCAGGGCATTGGCGTGGCCGCGCGTTCTCTTCCTGATATCCGGGATGAAGAAAAACGTTTACGCTGGATCGCTGCGACCGGCAACATCTATCGTGGTGTCGTCCAAGTTTTCCTGGCAAAAGGGCAAAGCGATAAAGCACTAGCCATTTGGGAGAGGTCTAGTGGCCGATTTCTAGTTTACGGAGGCAGTATTCAGATACTAGACGTCGCAAAAGAACTTGGGGAAATACGCCTTCCGGTGGCTGTCCACCCACATGTTGTCTATGCCAGCTTTGCGGATCGGATGCAAGTCTGGATCGTTGAAGGTACCAAGAGCCAAAGCCAATCAATCCCGTTGACTCAGATCGAGCTGTTAAGAATGATCCGGGAGTTTAACCAGAATTGCAAGAACCCTAATTCTTCCAGAAGTGAACTCGATGGGCAGGCTGCAAGGCTGTACGAATTACTCTTGAAGCCGGTAATTGCCGGTCTGCCCTCAACTGAAACCGTAGCGATTGAGTTTGACCAGTTGATTCCACAATTTGCAATTGAGGCGTTGAGAAGCCCGCAAGGCCGGTATTTTGGGGCAGACTACGCGGTGTTGCGGTCGCCCGGGATCCTCGCCGAAGGCGCTCTTCGGCAACCTTTGCCGCTCAAAATTCGGGATACGTTTCTGGTTGTTGATGCTTCTCCGGTGAGCGGACCAGGCCGTCTGCCTGGCCATCAGATGCCAACAGAAGCTATAACTCAGATTCATCCCCAAAGAACGGTTTTCACAGGTGAAGATCTAACCCTTGGAAAAGTGAAGCAGGCGTTACGAAACAGCATTGCGCTTCAGATCATGGGCCATGGACGGCGAAGCAGCAAAGGAATGGCTCTGGAGTTAGGTTCCGATATGTTCTTGCGATCGAAGGACCTTTCTCCAGAACTTCTGCGGCGTATGCGCCTCGCCGTATTGGCGGCATGTTCCAGTGGTTCAGCCGAAAATGGGCTTCTTGATGCTGATAATTTGGTGCGTTCCTTGCTTGCCGGAGGGGTGCCCAATGTCATCGCCAGCCACTGGGCTGTAGATTCTACGAGCACGGGCGCGCTTTTTGAAAGCTTTTACCTTAACCTAGGCAAGGGAGAGACCCCTGCCGAGGCGCTTCGCGATGCCCGCAGAGAGATGCTCTCTGGAAAACTAGACTCGAAGTGCCACAACTGCGACCTGTCTCACCCTTATCGCTGGGCTGCTTTTAACCTGACCGGCCGATCCAACTGA
- a CDS encoding replication initiation protein, giving the protein MSLTVNQFTNINGFPKAAELIEITGAHALEASDRAIFNQLLQIAHDSDKLVEPDAEWEITLSSLRRASSKHESNDRVRESLRRLRRTEVKVTYLSARTGKQRVMETHLLEFTDTDEEESSDATVQFGIPKRLRVVLAKSNRWGRIRCEIAYAMTSKYAIALYELVCLRANREHCIEVLSYEQFRDLLGVPPGTYERGLDLQRKVVAPALLEVNGLSDLGVNIDLRRRHARAPIHEVAISWWRKSGDEYRAALNERNRSKVGRMARLRGQVETAEALPELLPLPLQDKIDKTVEAMRASGAPEADIEAFIKEQAA; this is encoded by the coding sequence ATGAGTCTGACCGTCAATCAATTTACCAACATTAATGGGTTTCCCAAAGCAGCCGAGCTGATTGAGATCACCGGCGCCCATGCCCTTGAGGCTTCGGACCGCGCAATATTTAATCAGCTGCTACAAATCGCACACGATAGCGACAAGCTCGTAGAACCTGACGCGGAGTGGGAAATTACGTTGAGCTCTCTTCGTCGTGCTTCCTCCAAACATGAAAGCAACGACCGCGTCAGGGAAAGTCTCAGGCGGCTGCGGCGCACCGAAGTCAAGGTGACGTATCTCTCAGCGCGCACGGGCAAGCAACGTGTGATGGAAACACACCTCCTTGAGTTTACCGACACCGATGAAGAGGAATCGAGCGACGCAACAGTGCAATTCGGGATACCAAAGCGGCTCCGCGTCGTGCTTGCAAAATCGAACCGCTGGGGACGCATCCGCTGCGAGATCGCCTACGCGATGACAAGCAAGTACGCGATTGCGCTATATGAGTTGGTGTGTCTTCGCGCGAACCGGGAACACTGCATCGAGGTTCTGTCGTATGAGCAATTCCGGGATTTGCTCGGCGTGCCGCCTGGCACATATGAGCGCGGGCTGGATTTGCAGCGGAAAGTTGTGGCCCCTGCCCTCCTTGAAGTAAACGGTCTTTCGGATTTGGGAGTGAATATCGACTTGCGCCGCCGGCACGCGCGCGCACCGATTCATGAGGTGGCGATTTCATGGTGGAGAAAATCTGGGGACGAATATCGGGCAGCTCTGAATGAGCGGAATAGGAGCAAGGTGGGGCGCATGGCGCGGTTGCGCGGACAGGTCGAGACGGCAGAGGCTCTACCGGAGTTGCTCCCCCTACCCTTGCAGGACAAGATTGATAAGACCGTTGAAGCGATGCGAGCGTCGGGCGCTCCTGAGGCAGACATTGAGGCTTTCATCAAGGAACAGGCAGCGTAA
- a CDS encoding DGQHR domain-containing protein: MKTTYFPCVRGTMGDWTYYVTVMGVGDLVRYVRFAEELSPNPDLDSMIQRELTNRAKDIADYLSMNEQRFFGSLIIAALDGQPRFRPIAFDESLLAGESRVGVLQFDGTEQYYALDGQHRLAAFQIELKREPERYKDDQVSTIVICHNDDKEGRSRARRLFTTVNRYAKKTSPATHTAMSEDDGVALVTRRLIREHELFKQRIKVKVSGRDGKQKLATGNAMSATSAADRPYLMAIETFRKCNKDLLPSHLIAEFKKEQQIPSFESLEEAFSSLSDSWDKMIKAVDPWKELLKPQATVEDYRTVAGGHILVRPIGITAFVGAMATAPGNMTIKHIKAVVENFQDLNGAPWKGVLWNSATKKMTVTVEAEKLARRLWRHLLGLGEDRTKLTQDWRAMVEPGSVATHLKLPDPPKKTA, translated from the coding sequence ATGAAAACAACGTATTTCCCCTGTGTTCGGGGCACTATGGGCGACTGGACTTACTACGTAACCGTTATGGGAGTGGGCGATTTAGTGCGGTACGTCCGCTTTGCTGAAGAACTGTCGCCAAATCCGGACCTCGACAGTATGATTCAGCGCGAGCTCACGAATCGTGCCAAGGACATAGCTGACTACCTTAGTATGAACGAGCAACGGTTCTTTGGTTCGCTGATCATCGCCGCACTCGATGGCCAGCCGAGGTTTAGGCCGATTGCGTTCGACGAATCACTCCTAGCCGGTGAAAGCCGAGTTGGCGTTTTACAATTCGACGGCACGGAGCAATATTACGCGCTCGATGGACAGCATCGCCTCGCGGCATTCCAGATCGAACTCAAAAGAGAACCAGAGCGTTACAAAGACGATCAGGTCTCAACGATTGTCATCTGTCATAACGACGATAAGGAAGGCCGCAGTCGCGCGCGACGTCTCTTTACGACTGTAAATCGGTACGCGAAGAAAACCTCTCCCGCAACGCACACTGCTATGAGTGAAGACGATGGCGTGGCACTCGTTACCCGTCGGCTGATTCGCGAGCACGAGCTTTTCAAGCAGAGAATAAAGGTGAAGGTTAGTGGGCGGGACGGAAAGCAGAAGCTCGCCACGGGCAATGCCATGTCCGCCACTTCTGCAGCCGACCGTCCTTACCTGATGGCCATTGAGACCTTCCGTAAGTGCAACAAGGATCTCTTGCCGTCCCATCTTATTGCGGAGTTCAAGAAGGAGCAACAAATTCCGAGCTTCGAGAGCCTTGAAGAAGCGTTCTCTTCTCTCTCGGATTCTTGGGACAAGATGATCAAAGCGGTAGATCCCTGGAAGGAGCTCTTGAAACCACAGGCGACCGTTGAGGACTACCGCACAGTCGCGGGCGGGCATATTCTGGTGCGGCCCATTGGGATCACGGCTTTCGTGGGCGCGATGGCCACTGCACCCGGCAATATGACAATTAAGCATATCAAGGCGGTGGTAGAAAACTTTCAGGATCTGAACGGCGCTCCGTGGAAGGGTGTGCTGTGGAATTCCGCCACCAAGAAAATGACGGTTACGGTCGAAGCGGAAAAGCTGGCTCGCCGTTTATGGAGGCATTTGCTGGGACTAGGCGAAGATAGAACAAAGCTGACTCAGGACTGGCGCGCGATGGTCGAGCCCGGCAGTGTGGCTACTCATCTCAAGCTGCCTGACCCTCCAAAGAAAACCGCATAG
- a CDS encoding GIY-YIG nuclease family protein encodes MVRYGEAPVTNRVLADFRARKEGIFPFKLYPRLWDTKELNSYYKGRKWYVVPFTDPAPVLPDKPGIYMFVAGPYCGGLTDHSYIFYVGKATSLKKRYPKYLAEKAGRGTNPREHVVLFLNHFDGYLQFHYTLVPKEELKRAEALLKDNLTPYGNTQLELKGRLTA; translated from the coding sequence ATGGTTCGCTATGGAGAAGCTCCTGTCACGAATCGCGTTCTGGCCGACTTCAGGGCAAGGAAAGAAGGTATTTTTCCATTCAAACTGTATCCCCGACTGTGGGACACCAAGGAATTAAACTCTTACTATAAAGGCCGCAAATGGTACGTCGTCCCGTTTACGGACCCTGCTCCTGTCTTGCCGGACAAGCCGGGCATTTACATGTTCGTGGCCGGACCCTATTGCGGCGGGCTGACAGATCACTCCTACATTTTTTATGTAGGCAAAGCCACGAGCCTCAAAAAACGTTACCCAAAATACCTGGCCGAAAAAGCAGGGCGCGGAACAAATCCCCGCGAGCACGTCGTGTTATTTCTCAATCATTTTGATGGCTACCTTCAATTCCACTACACATTGGTACCCAAAGAAGAGCTGAAACGGGCGGAAGCCCTTTTGAAAGACAACCTGACCCCCTATGGCAACACGCAACTCGAACTCAAAGGGAGACTCACCGCATGA
- a CDS encoding cysteine desulfurase — protein sequence MIYFDNNSTTRVFESTVDAMRPFLTERFANPASAIAQFDGIAQTIQNEKARLCKSLSADSGSQFVTTSGATESNNLALFGAARANRQKRHIVISSIEHPSVMEVCEVLRADGWRISTVQVTPDGIVSEQALVDALSAETLLVSVMMANNETGVLQPLKALSGVVKRHDPSILFHTDATQAVGKIPIDLSGDLADVDLLSLSAHKFHGPKGTGALFVRDSDMLTPILHGGRQQLGLRAGTENPAGVVGMIAALVTLLDAEQAMTAVGRLRSRLESGILGICPNAFVLGASVSRLPTTVNVCLPEIDAEELVDWMASKDIAISAGSACSYGARKPSYVALAHGLSYEQAKSCVRVSLSVESTEQEVDLFLQVFTEVVAASVTAPAQKLETA from the coding sequence ATGATCTACTTCGACAATAATTCGACCACGCGGGTCTTTGAGAGCACCGTCGATGCTATGCGTCCGTTCCTGACCGAACGCTTTGCGAATCCGGCGTCAGCTATTGCCCAGTTCGACGGAATTGCGCAAACCATCCAGAACGAAAAGGCGCGCCTGTGCAAGTCATTAAGTGCGGACAGCGGAAGCCAGTTCGTTACTACCTCGGGTGCCACCGAGAGCAACAATCTGGCCCTTTTTGGCGCGGCGCGGGCCAATCGTCAGAAACGGCATATAGTTATCTCCTCGATAGAGCATCCGTCCGTGATGGAGGTTTGTGAGGTGCTTCGGGCTGACGGTTGGCGAATCAGCACCGTGCAGGTAACTCCCGACGGGATTGTGAGTGAGCAGGCGCTCGTGGATGCCTTGTCGGCCGAGACGCTGCTGGTCTCGGTCATGATGGCGAACAATGAAACCGGCGTACTTCAGCCACTGAAAGCGCTGTCAGGAGTCGTGAAACGGCATGATCCCTCGATCCTCTTTCACACGGATGCGACGCAGGCTGTCGGCAAGATTCCCATCGATCTGTCAGGCGACCTGGCAGACGTAGACCTGCTCTCCTTGTCGGCTCACAAATTTCATGGCCCCAAAGGCACGGGCGCGCTATTCGTGCGCGATTCCGACATGCTGACACCCATCCTGCATGGTGGAAGACAGCAGCTCGGGCTGCGCGCAGGGACGGAGAATCCTGCTGGCGTGGTGGGTATGATCGCCGCTCTGGTAACCCTGCTTGACGCTGAGCAGGCTATGACCGCAGTGGGACGGCTGCGGTCACGGCTTGAATCAGGGATTCTCGGGATCTGCCCCAACGCGTTTGTGCTTGGCGCTTCGGTAAGTCGCCTCCCGACCACCGTGAATGTCTGCCTGCCTGAGATTGATGCGGAGGAATTGGTGGATTGGATGGCGTCGAAAGACATCGCGATCTCAGCCGGATCAGCCTGTTCATATGGAGCCCGGAAGCCGTCCTATGTTGCGCTCGCTCACGGCCTGTCCTATGAGCAGGCTAAGAGTTGCGTGCGGGTAAGCCTTTCGGTCGAATCGACGGAGCAGGAAGTTGACCTCTTCCTTCAGGTGTTTACCGAGGTGGTGGCTGCTTCCGTTACCGCTCCGGCCCAGAAACTGGAAACTGCATAG
- a CDS encoding DUF4007 family protein produces MKIIGVKNMAKASTVKELNVDRPGSSAALPPPAQAEPPFRFSGHQTFPLRITWIPKAVAEITAGHDPLTDIDEGITQLGLGKNMVEALRCWMEAFQIAKKTEKGWALTPIGSLVFDPADGFDPYHEDVSTSWLLHWLISTNTESPFFAWECLFNRWPATEFSASQVVDAFQKETSKTPRPASIVTVRQHWEVFLHSYRRPPADKGEDHLDSAMSVLRLIQEFGERPNASGKWEKLYSFDLSRKQAIPEQLFAFFLHDWWNRNFPNERTTPLREIVMGEHSPGRMLKMQESEIIQRVIDLAARQPKVFQIVESTNLRQLHRLQRSDGLSDLKAAYRAPRFI; encoded by the coding sequence TTGAAAATTATTGGCGTTAAGAACATGGCTAAAGCGAGCACGGTCAAAGAGCTGAACGTAGACAGACCGGGGTCTTCCGCTGCCCTCCCGCCTCCCGCGCAGGCTGAGCCGCCGTTCCGATTTTCAGGTCACCAAACGTTTCCGTTACGGATCACCTGGATTCCTAAAGCCGTCGCGGAAATAACTGCCGGTCACGATCCGTTGACCGATATCGACGAAGGAATCACTCAACTCGGGCTTGGCAAAAATATGGTTGAGGCGCTGCGATGCTGGATGGAAGCGTTTCAGATCGCAAAGAAAACCGAGAAAGGGTGGGCGCTCACGCCCATCGGATCGTTGGTTTTTGACCCCGCGGATGGTTTCGACCCGTACCATGAGGACGTTTCAACTTCGTGGCTCCTCCACTGGCTGATCAGCACGAACACGGAATCCCCGTTCTTCGCATGGGAATGCCTTTTCAACCGGTGGCCAGCGACCGAATTTAGCGCTTCGCAGGTCGTCGATGCGTTCCAGAAAGAGACGAGCAAGACGCCGAGACCCGCATCCATTGTGACGGTTCGGCAGCACTGGGAGGTTTTCCTGCACAGCTACCGTCGCCCACCCGCAGATAAGGGCGAAGATCATCTGGACAGCGCGATGTCTGTTCTCCGACTCATCCAGGAATTTGGAGAGCGGCCCAATGCGAGCGGAAAGTGGGAAAAGCTCTATTCCTTTGATCTCAGTCGCAAACAGGCGATTCCTGAACAGCTGTTTGCCTTTTTCCTGCACGACTGGTGGAACCGGAACTTCCCCAATGAACGGACCACGCCCCTGCGCGAGATAGTCATGGGCGAGCATAGTCCCGGCCGGATGCTGAAAATGCAAGAATCGGAAATCATTCAGCGCGTGATAGACTTGGCCGCGCGACAGCCCAAAGTATTCCAAATCGTCGAGTCGACGAACCTGCGCCAGCTCCACCGGCTTCAGCGGAGTGACGGATTAAGCGACTTGAAAGCCGCGTACCGAGCCCCAAGGTTCATATGA
- a CDS encoding tyrosine-type recombinase/integrase, protein MAIKITGTLEKHLEPGSVYRNVVSKYARQTGVNAEVYGLCVHSMRATAATNALANGADIAKVQEWLGHANVSTTRLCDRRKTRQEDSPTFHVKY, encoded by the coding sequence ATAGCGATCAAGATTACAGGCACGCTGGAGAAACACTTGGAGCCTGGCTCGGTGTACCGTAACGTCGTGAGCAAGTATGCCAGGCAAACCGGCGTCAATGCCGAAGTCTACGGGTTATGCGTGCATTCCATGCGGGCAACGGCCGCGACCAACGCGCTCGCCAACGGGGCGGACATCGCGAAGGTGCAGGAATGGCTGGGCCACGCCAATGTCTCCACCACCCGCCTCTGCGACCGGCGCAAGACGCGGCAGGAGGACAGCCCCACGTTTCATGTGAAGTACTGA
- a CDS encoding mobile mystery protein B, with the protein MDDLFQEPDNATPLTPEERAELIPAHIAYRAELNEAEQANIARGQDWALGRRRDLLSEKFIMDLHARMLGDVWRWAGKFRITERNLGIHYFEIPMAVRQLLEDAKAWVQYKTYPPDEIAVRFHHRLVQIHPFPNGNGRHSRLIADLLVMSLGGERFTWGSANLQQAGDLRRQYIDALRAADNHDYAPLLRFARS; encoded by the coding sequence ATGGACGATCTTTTCCAGGAGCCTGACAACGCAACGCCGCTTACGCCTGAAGAAAGGGCCGAACTGATTCCGGCGCATATCGCCTACCGCGCCGAGCTGAACGAGGCCGAGCAGGCGAACATCGCCAGGGGACAGGACTGGGCGCTTGGCCGCAGGCGCGATCTGCTCAGCGAAAAGTTCATCATGGATCTCCATGCGCGCATGCTCGGGGACGTATGGCGCTGGGCGGGGAAATTCAGGATAACGGAGCGAAATCTCGGCATCCACTACTTTGAAATACCGATGGCGGTGCGCCAGTTGCTGGAAGACGCAAAGGCATGGGTTCAATATAAGACCTATCCTCCCGATGAGATTGCCGTCCGGTTCCATCATCGCCTGGTGCAGATTCACCCCTTCCCGAACGGCAACGGCCGGCACTCCCGCCTAATCGCGGACCTGCTGGTCATGAGCCTGGGCGGTGAGCGCTTCACGTGGGGAAGCGCAAACCTGCAGCAGGCCGGCGACCTTCGCAGGCAATACATCGACGCGCTGCGCGCCGCGGACAATCACGACTATGCACCTCTACTGAGATTCGCCCGGTCATAG
- a CDS encoding mobile mystery protein A — MKKSRSAALSRAHLDERLKDLGPVAGYTPPVKGWIRAIREALGMTAEQLARRLGVKQPSVIQMEQSEAKGSIELGTLRRVADALDCTLVYAFVPKKPLEETVRARARNFIRRRQAPVEHSMLLEDQKVQGKAEEARLEEALRDTSPSRFWE, encoded by the coding sequence ATGAAAAAATCACGATCAGCAGCGTTGTCCCGTGCGCATCTTGATGAACGCCTGAAGGATCTCGGCCCGGTCGCGGGTTACACTCCGCCTGTGAAGGGATGGATCAGGGCCATCCGCGAGGCGCTCGGCATGACGGCGGAACAATTGGCGCGCCGTCTTGGGGTGAAACAACCGTCCGTAATCCAGATGGAGCAATCGGAGGCGAAGGGCAGCATCGAGTTAGGAACACTGCGGCGCGTCGCCGATGCGCTTGACTGCACTCTCGTTTACGCCTTTGTCCCAAAGAAGCCCCTGGAAGAGACGGTGCGCGCGCGCGCGCGCAACTTCATCCGCCGCCGCCAAGCGCCGGTGGAGCACTCCATGCTGCTCGAAGATCAGAAGGTACAGGGGAAGGCGGAAGAGGCGCGTCTGGAAGAGGCGCTGCGGGATACCAGCCCCAGCCGGTTCTGGGAATAG